The Channa argus isolate prfri chromosome 22, Channa argus male v1.0, whole genome shotgun sequence genome has a window encoding:
- the fryb gene encoding protein furry homolog isoform X9, which produces MQRLILPSCPHSAVCHRGDIASAAMATSQQDSGFFDISIKSLLKSLGGTSPVGLKPPLPPVIGTSGERKGPVVMAPVNVDPESKPGEFVLKSLFANFTLLSERKIRIIMAEPMEKPLNKSLQRGEDSQFDQLISTMSSLAEYCLPSILRTLFDWYKRQNGLEDESHEYRPRANTKSKNDEQQKDYLLERRDLAIDFIFSLVLIEVLKQIPLHPLLDGLIQEVINLAFKHFKYKEGYLGPNTGNMHIVADLYAEVVGVVAQSRFPAVRKKFISELKELKQKEQSPYVIQSTISLIMGLKFFRIKMYPVEDFEASFLFMQECAQYFLEVKDKDIKHSLAGLFVEILVPVAATVKNEVNVPCLRNFVESLYDTTLDLSSRKKHSLALYPLVTCLLCVSQKQLFLSRWHIFLNNCLSNLKNKDPKMARVALESLYRLLWVYMIRIKCESNTGTQSRLTSITSTLFPKGSRSVVPRDMPLNIFVKIIQFIAQERLDFAMKEIIFDLLSVGKPAKAFSLNPERMNIGLRAFLVIADALQQKDGEPPMPNTGATLPSGNSLKKKKTYLSKTLTEEEAKLIGMSLYYSQVRKALDNILRHLDKEVGRCMMLTSVQMLNKEPEDMITGERKPKIDLFRTCVAAIPRILPDGMSKPELIDLLSRLTVHMDDELRLISQNSLQSLLLDFSDWREDVLFGYTHFLLREVQDTHQCLQDASVKLLLQLLTQWRLALQLQGKMRGGIESSPRLPERSPHCSVLHAVEGLALLLLCSCQISTRKLAVGVLREIRCLFTALGHAEDDDKPMIEVMDQMSPAVMNSFVHVAVSDSSTLPLSHHVDLQWLVEWSARLMSSSYDVKSPSHVWIFAQCMKDPWVLCLHIFLRQEHLPKHCPTALGYAWPYVFTRLQLLLPLVDPNSPVNAKKTSTAGSSDSYISLWRNYLILCLGVAKPSIMSPGHLRASTPEITATTPDGSVTYDNKVIGTPSVAWLLKQLVPLMRAESLEITESLVLGFGCTNALVFRELVEELHPLMKEALERRPENKKRRERRDLLRLQLLRIFELLANAGVISDSTNGALERDSLALGALFLEYVDLTRMLLEAENEKELEVLKDIRAHFSGMVANLIQCVPVLQRRFLFPQQSLRHHLFILFSQWAGPFSVMFTPLDRYSDRNHQITRYQYCALKAMSAVLCCGPVFDNVGLSTDGYLYKWLDNILACHDLRVHRLGCEVVILLLELNPDQINLFNWAVDRCFTGSHQLASGCFKAIATVCGNRNYPCDLVTLLNLVLFKASDTSREIYEISMQLMQVLECKLCAYSKRMVEQKPGNILYGTHGPLPPLYSVNLSQLSIQLASMYPELTLPLFSEVSQRFPTTHPNGRQIMLSYLLPWLSNIELVDTGLLPPASSPCTPEEEPRGQGQGMGLPPSLRGNGWGSLQATSLVLNNLMFMTAKYGDEVPGPEIENAWNALVSNERWSNNLRITLQFLISLCGVSSDTTLLPYIKKVVIYLCRNNTIQTMEELLFELQQTDPVNPVVLHCDNPPFYRFAASNKASTSQTGTTSSSNTVVAGQENLADTDENKLVRENEDRRARAHNRLESRYSNSSGGSYEDEKTDPLPPYAGWLLNVVETNHPQPLPMPVNGGCWAPLVDYLPETITPRGPLHRCNIAVIFMTEMVVDHSVREDWALHLPLLLHALFLGLDHYRPEVYEHSKRLLLHLLIALSCNNNFQVIASVLMLTREISDNKTLTIKSSYHTEYQQSHAPDFLREWQASPVVDSGLSSTSNSSSTSLGGGSSAGSVGNLPLVTPDDLEDLEDTPNETDEKTNKLIEFLSTKAFGPLWVHEDITPKNPNSKSTEQLSNFLRHVVSVFKESKSDFHLEQQLSDVALQTALCSSSRHYAGRSFQIFRALKQPINNHAVSDLVSRLVEVVGEHGDEVQGYVMEVLLTLESVVVNLAECLKNSDLMAALTRTSSPDFVTSDKLMNRKSTGQLNFPGPGFVGLSSQRHQRSYSVPKKFGECGNQSSDPPRSATLDRIQACNSHGLARAGRTSGSCTSSTNRIDPSVLSDPAHVSHPSSILATVFWVAVSLMESDFEFEYQMSLRLVHKLLSKVPIDRAENRERLEKLQAQLRWSGFSGIQQLLLKGFTSPATSDLTLQLFCQLTPVSRVPVVDSSQSIGFPLNVLCLLPHLVQHFGHPNQFCKESAERIAQVCLEEKNTKLSHLAHVMTLYKTCSYTRDPFSWVSVVCRYLHEAFSNITLNMVTYMAELLDKGLPSMQQSLLQIIYCLLSHMDLTAVQVKQFNADVIKTIEKFVHTVHWKDALNILKLVVSRSASLVHPVYGHTAGDLSNLEVSRVWDGSAKALPGKTLDFTFDISETPVIGRRFDELQGSGGREGKARAMAVTRSTSSTSSGSNSNTILVPVSWRRPQSSQKRTREKLVNVLSLCGQEVGLTKNPSVIFSSCGDLDMMEVRESGVSSEEGGTREDTLDDTASEQQFRVFRDFDFLDVELEDGEGESVDNFNWGVRRRSLDSTELGDLLEESQHSGSSPSLGHEDPHDSDESSEEEESSTSQSLSHSQLTNPSPSEETNHTDSLSASYDTSVDLQSLSATTPGQGALNEDHRGLPVRVYGEDEDIQAQDDELSLSANEIPHGSDCGESFTLDLPGQPRDHLPSLQNSLNTDYCQPPLDFLDPNCLPSLRDDVDDLEDLGFPPPPSPFFSAILAAFQPIVCDDAEEAWRCHISQLVTDSDGSCAVYTFQVFSSLFKNIQGKFCTLTTDVATYLGEGLRGIGSKFLRSSQMLTTCSDCPTIYIDADTIMSYGLLEKMKFSVLELQEYLDTYNTREEAAVSWLRNCKDTFPRCPGDNVVTCQPGDSEEKQLELCQRLYKLHFQLLLLFQSYCSLIGQVHAISSVPELLNMSRELTDLKTSLQAAEAAVASDLEHKHLAHTHAHATQVAALVVPSFPTSEAAVQAILECLKNHEFTKAVRYIQECRRQWPCGVFGGSSESEVQTLLNVYFRHQTLGQTGTIALVGSRQDLSLICSKLLELNKEIRDMICRAQGYRVVTTYLPDSSASGTSL; this is translated from the exons GTTTCCAGCAGTGAGGAAGAAGTTCATCTCTGAGCTGAAGGAGCTGAAACAGAAGGAGCAGAGCCCCTATGTCATCCAGTCCACTATCAGCCTCATCATGGGACTCAAGTTCTTCCGCATCAAAATGTACCCAGTTGAAGACTTTGAAGCCTCCTTCTTGTTCATGCAG GAGTGTGCGCAGTATTTCTTGGAGGTGAAAGATAAAGATATTAAACACTCATTAGCTGGACTCTTTGTGGAGATACTTGTACCTGTAGCTGCT ACTGTGAAAAACGAGGTGAACGTGCCGTGTCTACGAAACTTCGTAGAGAGTTTGTACGATACCACGCTGGACCTATCCTCTAGGAAGAAACACTCTCTG GCTTTGTATCCTCTGGTGACCTGCCTGCTGTGTGTCAGTCAGAAGCAACTCTTCCTCAGCCGTTGGCACATTTTCCTCAACAACTGCCTCTCAAACCTCAAA AATAAAGACCCCAAGATGGCACGTGTGGCTTTAGAATCACTGTATCGCCTGCTGTGGGTCTACATGATCCGAATAAAGTGTGAGAGCAACACTGGAACACAGAG tcGTCTGACGTCCATAACCTCCACCCTGTTCCCTAAAGGGAGTCGTAGTGTTGTGCCCAGAGACATGCCCCTTAATATATTTGTCAAGATTATCCAGTTTATTGCTCAG GAGAGACTGGATTTTGCCATGAAGGAGATCATATTTGACTTGCTGAGTGTTGGGAAACCTGCCAAAGCCTTCAGTCTCAACCCAGAG CGAATGAACATAGGTTTGCGGGCATTCCTGGTGATAGCCGATGCTTTGCAACAGAAGGATGGAGAGCCTCCTATGCCCAACACTGGAGCCACTCTGCCCTCTGGTAACtctctgaagaagaagaaaacctaTCTCAGCAAGACACTTACAGAAGAAGAAGCCAAACTaatag GCATGTCTTTGTACTACTCCCAGGTGCGAAAGGCTCTGGACAACATCCTTCGACACTTGGACAAGGAGGTGGGACGCTGCATGATGCTCACCAGCGTCCAGATGCTCAACAAAGAACCAGAGGACATGATTAC TGGAGAAAGGAAGCCTAAAATCGACCTGTTCAGGACATGTGTGGCTGCAATTCCTCGTATCCTTCCCGATGGCATGTCCAAACCTGAGCTCATTGACCTGCTCTCACG ACTTACAGTGCACATGGACGATGAGCTACGCCTTATTTCCCAAAACTCCCTACAGAGCCTGTTACTGGATTTCTCAGACTGGAGGGAAGATGTGCTGTTTGGTTACACACATTTCCTTCTGCGTGAG GTTCAAGACACCCATCAGTGTCTGCAGGATGCATCTGTGAAGCTGCTTCTCCAGTTGCTCACGCAATGGAGGTTAGCTCTGCAGCTCCAGGGCAAGATGCGAGGTGGAATTGAG TCTAGCCCTAGGCTGCCAGAGAGAAGCCCTCATTGCTCAGTGCTACATGCAGTTGAGGGCCTGGCCCTGCTGCTCCTCTGTTCATGTCAGATCAGCACAAGGAAGCTGGCAGTCGGCGTTTTAAGAGAAATACGTTGCCTCTTCACAGCTCTTGGACATGCTGAG GATGATGACAAACCCATGATAGAGGTCATGGACCAGATGAGCCCAGCTGTAATGAACAGTTTTGTTCATGTGGCTGTCTCTGACTcg TCCACTTTACCGCTGAGCCACCATGTTGACCTCCAGTGGCTGGTGGAGTGGTCGGCTCGACTCATGAGCAGTTCCTACGATGTGAAGAGCCCGAGCCATGTCTGGATATTTGCCCAGTGTATGAAGGACCCGTGGGTTCTCTGTTTGCACATCTTCTTGCGGCAGGAGCACCTGCCCAAACACTGTCCCACCGCCCTGGGATATGCCTGGCCCTATGTTTTCACACGGCTGCAGTTGCTACTGCCATTGGTTGACCCAAA CAGCCCAGTGAACGCTAAGAAAACCAGCACAGCAGGCTCCAGTGACAGCTACATTTCACTGTGGCGTAACTACTTGATCCTGTGCTTAGGTGTGGCTAAGCCGAGTATCATGTCACCTGGTCATCTTAGAGCTTCTACACCAGAGATCACAGCCACCACGCCCGACGGTAGTGTCACATATGACaacaag GTGATAGGCACTCCCTCAGTAGCCTGGCTTTTAAAACAGCTTGTCCCACTGATGAGAGCTGAGAGTCTGGAGATCACAGAGTCACTGGTGCTGGGGTTTGGTTGCACGAATGCGCTCGTCTTCAG GGAGCTGGTTGAAGAACTCCATCCTTTGATGAAGGAAGCACTGGAACGCAGGCCTgag AACAAGAAGCGTAGAGAGAGAAGGGATCTGCtcaggctgcagctgctgaggaTCTTTGAACTGTTGGCTAATGCGGGAGTTATCAGTGACAG CACCAATGGAGCACTGGAGCGCGATTCTCTTGCACTTGGTGCCTTGTTTCTTGAGTATGTGGATCTAACCCGGATGCTTCTGGAGGCAGAGAATGAGAAGGAGCTGGAGGTGCTTAAAGACATCAGAGCCCATTTCAGTGGGATGGTGGCCAATCTCATCCAGTGTGTTCCTG TCCTCCAAAGGCGCTTCCTCTTCCCTCAACAGTCTCTGCGACACcatctcttcatcctcttcagcCAATGGGCTGGTCCTTTCAGTGTCATGTTCACTCCCCTTGATCGTTACAGTGACCGCAACCACCAGATCACTCGCTACCAGTACTGTGCTCTTAAG GCCATGTCTGCAGTCCTGTGTTGTGGCCCAGTGTTTGACAACGTGGGTCTCTCCACTGATGGATATCTCTACAAATGGCTTGACAACATCTTGGCATGCCACGACCTACGA GTGCACCGTCTGGGGTGTGAGGTAGTGATCCTGCTCTTAGAACTGAACCCAGACCAAATCAATCTTTTTAACTGGGCTGTGGACCGCTGCTTCACTGGGTCTCACCAGTTGGCATCTGGCTGCTTCAAGGCCATTGCCACCGTCTGTGGAAACAG GAATTACCCATGTGACCTTGTGACCTTGCTCAATCTGGTGTTGTTCAAAGCTTCAGACACCAGCAGAGAAATATATGAGATATCCATGCAGCTGATGCAG GTGCTAGAGTGTAAGCTGTGTGCATACTCTAAGCGGATGGTGGAGCAGAAGCCTGGTAATATTTTGTATGGAACTCATGGCCCCCTGCCTCCCCTGTACAGCGTTAACCTGTCTCAACTCTCCATCCAGCTGGCCAGCATGTACCCAGAGCTCACTCTGCCTCTTTTTTCAG AGGTGAGCCAGCGTTTCCCAACCACCCACCCCAATGGCAGACAGATCATGTTATCCTACCTGCTACCATGGCTTAGCAATATCGAGCTAGTGGACACAGGTCTCCTACCCCCTGCCTCAAGCCCCTGCACACCAGAGGAAGAGCCTCGGGGGCAGGGGCAGGGGATGGGTCTGCCCCCTAGTCTAAGGGGTAATGGCTGGGGATCACTGCAGGCGACCTCTCTAGTGCTCAACAACCTCATGTTCATGACTGCTAAG TATGGAGATGAGGTTCCTGGACCAGAGATTGAGAATGCCTGGAATGCTTTGGTGTCCAATGAGAGGTGGAGCAATAACTTGCGGATCACCCTGCAGTTCCTCATCAGCTTGTGTGGAGTCAGCAGTGATACTACACTGCTGCCTTAT ATCAAGAAGGTGGTCATCTACCTGTGTCGCAACAACACCATTCAGACTATGGAGGAGCTCCTGTTTGAGCTTCAGCAGACTGACCCAGTCAACCCTGTGGTCTTGCACTGTGATAACCCTCCCTTTTACCGTTTTGCTGCCAGCAACAAAGCCTCCACCTCCCAAACAG GCACCACCTCTAGCAGTAACACTGTGGTAGCTGGTCAGGAGAACCTGGCAGACACAGATGAGAATAAGCTGGTCAGAGAGAATGAAGACCG TAGGGCCAGGGCTCACAATAGGCTGGAGTCTCGCTACAGCAACAGTTCGGGAGGCTCGTACGAGGATGAAAAGA CTGACCCACTTCCTCCTTATGCTGGTTGGCTACTGAATGTTGTGGAAACCAACCACCCTCAGCCATTACCAATGCCTGTAAACGGAGGCTGCTGGGCTCCTCTGGTGGACTATCTTCCAGAAACCATCACACCTAGAGGACCACTACATAG GTGTAACATTGCAGTGATCTTTATGACTGAAATGGTGGTGGACCACAGCGTGAGAGAAGATTGGGCTCTACATCTGCCCCTACTATTACATGCCCTTTTCTTGG gactggaccactacagacCAGAGGTCTATGAACACAGCAAACGTCTCCTTCTCCACCTTCTCATTGCCCTCTCTTGCAACAATAACTTTCAG GTAATAGCCTCAGTTCTGATGCTAACAAGGGAGATAAGTGACAACAAGACCCTGACCATTAAGTCCAGTTACCACACAGAGTACCAGCAGTCAC ATGCTCCTGACTTCCTGAGAGAGTGGCAGGCATCTCCGGTGGTGGACTCCGGCCTCAGCTCCACCTCCAACTCATCCTCCACCAGTCTGGGTGGTGGCAGCAGTGCTGGAAGTGTTGGAAATTTGCCTCTTGTAACACCTGATGATCTGGAGGACCTTGAGGACACGCCCAATGAGACAGACGAGAAGACAAACAAACTCATCGAGTTTCTGTCCACTAA AGCGTTCGGGCCCCTGTGGGTGCATGAGGACATCACACCAAAGAACCCCAACTCCAAGAGCACAGAGCAGCTGTCCAACTTCCTTCGCCATGTCGTCTCAGTCTTCAAGGAATCCAAGTCTG ACTTCCACTTAGAGCAGCAGCTGAGTGATGTGGCTTTGCAGACAGCGCTGTGCAGCTCATCACGCCACTATGCCGGGCGCTCTTTCCAGATTTTTAGAGCCCTCAAACAGCCAATCAACAACCATGCCGTCTCCGACTTGGTCTCGCGCCTTGTTGAGGTGGTGGGAGAACATGGAGACGAGGTGCAG GGCTATGTGATGGAGGTGCTTTTAACGCTGGAGTCAGTGGTGGTGAATCTAGCTGAATGTTTGAAAAATAGCGACCTTATGGCAGCTCTAACCAG GACATCTTCACCTGACTTTGTGACTAGCGACAAACTGATGAACAGAAAGAGCACTGGTCAGTTAAACTTCCCTGGCCCAGGATTTGTTGGTCTGTCGTCACAGCGCCACCAACGTTCCTACTCGGTCCCCAAGAAGTTTGGTGAGTGTGGCAACCAGTCGAGTGATCCTCCTCGCAGTGCAACTCTGGATCGCATACAG GCTTGCAACAGTCATGGCCTCGCCCGAGCAGGACGAACTTCTGGCTCCTGCACATCATCAACTAATCGTATTGACCCAAGTGTTCTTTCGGATCCTGCCCACGTTTCCCATCCTTCATCAATACTGGCCACTGTCTTCTGGGTGGCAGTGTCGCTTATGGAGTCAGACTTTGAGTTTGAATATCAGATGTCACTTCGTCTTGTTCACAAGCTGCTGTCAAAG GTGCCAATTGACAGAGCAGAGAACCGCGAGCGCCTCGAGAAGCTGCAGGCTCAGCTGAGGTGGAGTGGATTCTCTGGGATTCAGCAGCTTTTGTTGAAGGGTTTCACCTCCCCGGCCACATCTGACCTCACCTTGCAGCTCTTCTGCCAGCTTACGCCAGTCTCCCGTGTGCCGGTCGTTGACAGCTCACAGTCCATAG GTTTCCCGCTGAATGTGCTGTGTCTGCTGCCTCACTTGGTGCAGCACTTTGGCCACCCAAATCAGTTTTGTAAGGAGAGTGCTGAGAGGATTGCACAG GTTTGTTTGGAGGAGAAGAACACAAAGCTTTCTCATTTAGCTCATGTGATGACTCTGTATAAGACATGTTCCTACACACGAGATCCCTTCTCCTGGGTCAGTGTGGTTTGCCGCTACCTTCATGAGGCTTTCTCCAACATCACACTCAATATGGTCACCTATATGGCTGAA CTACTGGATAAGGGTCTTCCCAGCATGCAGCAGTCTCTCCTCCAGATCATATACTGTCTGCTCAGCCACATGGACCTGACTGCTGTACAAGTCAAACAGTTCAATGCTGATGTCATTAAGACCATTGAGAAGTTTGTACAT ACAGTACACTGGAAGGATGCTTTGAACATCTTGAAGCTGGTGGTATCACGCTCTGCCAGCCTAGTCCATCCGGTGTACGGCCACACGGCAGGCGACCTTTCCAACCTAGAAGTCAGCAGGGTTTGGGACGGTTCAGCCAAGGCTCTCCCTGGAAAAACACTGGACTTCACCTTTGACATCTCTGAG ACTCCAGTTATAGGTCGTCGGTTTGATGAGCTGCAGGGTTCAGGGGGCAGAGAAGGAAAGGCCAGAGCCATGGCTGTTACCCGCAGTACTTCCTCCACTTCCTCTGGATCCAACTCCAACACCATCCTGGTGCCTGTCAGCTGGAGGAGGCCACAATCATCTCAG aaaagaacCAGAGAGAAGCTGGTGAATGTTTTATCTCTTTGTGGACAAGAAGTTGGACTCACCAAGAACCCATCT GTGATCTTCTCATCATGTGGTGACTTGGACATGATGGAGGTGAGGGAGAGTGGTGTGTCATCAGAGGAAGGTGGGACCAGAGAGGACACACTAGACGACACTgccagtgagcagcagttcaGGGTTTTCCGAGATTTTGACTTCCTAGATGTGGAGCTTGAAGATGGCGAG GGTGAATCTGTTGACAACTTTAACTGGGGTGTGCGGAGGCGATCTCTGGACAGTACAGAGCTGGGCGACCTGCTAGAGGAGAGCCAGCACTCAGGCAGCAGCCCGAGTCTGGGTCACGAGGACCCACATGATTCAGACGAGTCatcagaggaagaggagtcTTCAACCAGCCAGAgcctctctcactctcagcTT ACTAACCCTTCTCCATCAGAAGAGACCAATCACACTGATTCTTTATCTGCTTCTTACGACACGTCTGTCGACTTGCAGTCCCTCAGTGCGACTACACCTGGCCAGGGAGCCCTAAATGAGGATCACAGGGGCCTACCT GTGAGGGTATATGGTGAGGATGAGGACATTCAGGCTCAGGATGATGAACTATCACTGAGCGCCAATGAGATCCCGCATGGCTCAGACTGTGGTGAGAGCTTCACCCTGGATTTACCGGGCCAACCTCGAGATCATCTGCCCAGTTTGCAAAACAGCCTCAACACAGACTACTGCCAACCACCCCTGGATTTTCTAGACCCCAACTGTCTGCCCAG CTTACGTGATGATGTAGATGACTTGGAGGACCTTGGTTTTCCTCCACCGCCCTCTCCATTTTTCTCCGCCATCTTGGCTGCCTTCCAGCCCATAGTGTGTGATGATGCTGAGGAGGCGTGGCGGTGTCATATCAGCCAGCTTGTGACGGACTCAGACGGCTCTTGTGCCGTCTACACTTTTCAAGTCTTCTCATCTCTCTTCAAG AATATCCAAGGTAAATTCTGCACCCTGACCACTGATGTTGCCACTTACCTAGGAGAGGGCTTAAGAGGCATTGGATCAAAGTTCCTTAGGTCCTCACAAATGCTAACAACATGCTCAGATTGTCCCACAATCTATATCGATGCAGACACC ATTATGTCTTATGGTCTCCTTGAAAAAATGAAGTTCAGTGTGCTGGAGCTCCAAGAGTACCTGGATACTTACAACACAAGAGAGGAGGCTGCTGTATCG tggcTGAGAAACTGTAAGGACACATTTCCCAGGTGCCCCGGTGACAATGTGGTTACGTGCCAGCCTGGAGATTCAGAGGAGAAG CAACTGGAGCTTTGTCAGAGGCTCTACAAGCTGCACTTCCAGCTTCTTCTGCTCTTTCAGTCGTACTGCTCGCTCATTGGTCAAGTTCACGCCATCAGCTCAGTGCCTGAA CTGCTGAACATGTCTCGGGAGCTGACTGATCTGAAGACCAGTCTTCAGGCAGCAGAGGCGGCCGTAGCCAGCGACCTGGAACACAAACACTTGGCCCACACCCATGCACACGCCACCCAGGTGGCAGCCCTGGTTGTCCCCAGCTTCCCGACCTCAGAGGCAGCTGTGCAGGCCATACTGGAGTGCCTTAAAAACCATGAGTTCACCAAAGCTGTGCGATACATACAGGAATGCAG GAGGCAGTGGCCCTGTGGAGTGTTTGGCGGCAGCTCAGAGAGCGAAGTCCAGACATTGCTCAATGTCTACTTTCGTCACCAGACGCTGGGTCAGACAGGCACCATTGCCCTGGTCGGTTCCCGCCAGGACCTCAGCCTGATCTGCTCCAAGCTACTGGAACTCAACAAGGAAATCCGCGACATGATCTGCCGCGCCCAGGGTTACCGGGTCGTCACAACCTACCTCCCCGACTCCAGTGCCTCTGGGACAAGCCTCTGA